CAAGGCCATGAGTATTCAACGGTGGTTAATAGTACGGCAATCGAATCAGTGGTGTAAGCAGTCTGTCCCTTTATTTAACAGCTTCTACTTTAGAAAGAAGTTCCTCCCCCATATAGTAAAATGACGATGTCGCGATTCGGGTATAATCTGCTTAGCGGCACTAATGACCACGAGAGGGCAGGggtaacaacaacatcagtTAAACACAATTGCTGTGGCTAATGTGACACATATTGTGACAAATTTCATGACGCTGAATGTACTAGGGAGAGGTAAGGATATACGATATGTGTAGCAAGTGATGCAGTGCGTCTTCATGCAAtccaaaacatttttcaattcaatgaCTTTGCTTTTTTGAACGGATATACAAATGGTATATGGACAATAATAATGGTATATATAaggttataaaataaaataacatccTCTTCATTAGAAGCTTTAATAAGGCAAATGACAAATATCTATGTTATGTAAGAGCGCCTATTTCTTGGAGACTATAAGCTTTCATCTATATTGTCAGCAACAATCGAATCCCACAATGTCATCGACCAAACCTTCTAAATGTTCATTTGACTGTTTTATTCAAGCTATAACTTTAACCAAATTTctgtaaaagtaaatattctatagtatatagtatgttTGAGGAAAACGAATTCGGTATTACAGATACCCAATTGGTGTAGGCTGCAACAATGCGGCGTGGTTGACAGCTTGCTGCTGTCAACAGGGCTCAACGAACAATCCATAACGAATCGACATTTTACGCCCATTTTGAGAGTATGCCCGTACATGGGGTGGCTGGGACAAATGCTTTGTTCCTGTCAACTGAGCAGAACTAATTTGAAGGCTGCACCTGCAGAACATTCAAAAGTCTCGAAACTTTGCACAGGCTGGCCTCATTTCAGTTGTCGGGGGTGTGGCCATTAGTGGTGCACGTGTCCATCTCCCAAATCAATGGACTTTTATGTGAATTGTTGTCTTTAAGTGAATCGAAGTGAGTTGCAcattaacatataaattttattttacaagtACTAGTTTTGATTTAGGCTTAAAAATTTTTCTGATTGGGGGTATGACTAGTGTTCCATCGATTCTTTGGCACTGCCGCCACAATCGCTAAAGGCACTCGCATCCTCGGGCCGAAAGTATGAATTCTGCATGCTGTATAGCCGATCGATCGGATTTATCATAGGCGTCTGCGTAAAGGGGCCCATCAGCTGCTGAAAAGTGGCGTAACTCAGACCCAAAATTGTATTAAGGATAGGCTCACTGTTCTTGTTGCAGTTCTCTGTTATGAGTATAAAGAGAATTAGGGTTTGATATTCCCTAGGTCCTGAGACAACTTACCCTTGTTGGTTTCCATGCAGTTTAAGGAGCCCTGGTCTTGTTCATCCTTTATGCTACACCGAAGCCGTGTAGCGCCTTCAGAGGTTACAGAATAGGGTGACTCCAATTGTGAGTCACAGTCACTGTGCGCTTCGTCCTTGATTTTAGTTGTTAGACTGCTGTCCAGCGATTCTTGTGAGTCTTGCGAGTGCAAGTCACTCACTCCCTTCGAAGGCGCATCCTGTTTCACCTTCTTCTGTATTTTCTTCACCTTTGCACGCTGGTTTTGAAACCAAACCTAAAATTGACATTTGATTATTGTACTGTAGTTCGTTAGTTACAATATTgacttataaattaaaaagagtCGCGAAGCTCGCGCTAAGAGCTACCTGAACTATCCGAAGACTTAACCCTGTGTCTTTTGCTAAATTCTCCCGCACTTTGCGACACGGCTTGGGTGACACTTCAAAAGATGCCTTGAAGGCGCGTCTTTGTTGAGTGTTTAGTATAGTACGTGGCCGCTTGGGTCCACGACGTCCATCCAGCTTTGGTGGGAATAGTTCGTCGCTATAGAAGTCTgtgaatattttcaaataaggTTAGATGAACATAAATTTTTCTGACCTATTGAATTACCATAGCCCTGTAACATTTCTACCTCCTTCTCGTAATCAAAGCGACAGAAGAGTTGTCCCTGTTTCACTATGTATTGCTCGCCTTTCTTCAAAAGAGCGCCGCAGACAACGCAGGCAAAGCACTTGAGATGAAAGATACTCTCTTGGGACCGCATCACTAGCTCGTCGGCGGCAATTTGGTGGCCGCAGCAGAGACAGCGATTGCGTATGTATAGTCTGAAGGAATAGAAAGTCGTGATGAACATGTATATGAGCTGAAACGCCATTACCAACCTTTCATAGTCGATGCGGCAGTAGAGCTTGCCGTCCCGAGCATAACATGAGCGCACTAAGATGATGTTGCAGATGTAACACTTGAGGCAGCCCTCGTGAAACGAGTTGTCCACCACTCGCATGATGTACCGATCACAAATTGGCTGGCAGCAGTAGGTGCAGTCGTTGAAACCCATTCCCATGCGAACCCCCATTTCCAAAGACTTGCACATTATACCCATTCCTGCTTGAGGTGTATGTGGCGCAGATGATGATAGCGGCGGTAGGGAGGACGAGAAATCATCCATTTCGTTGAGGTTGCACTCGCCCAATGCGACGCGGCTCAACTGCCCTGTTTGATTATGCATTGGTTGAACTGGGTCTGGACCCTGCCTTGTCATTGTCAGCGTCATTGGCATCGGATgctcatgttgttgctgttgctgctgctgtgctttggctttgttgctgttacaaCTTCCGTTTACATTTCGGATGCCTGACGCCATTTTGCTGTCGTTGGAGCTGGTTGGCTTGTTGCTGGtggctggtgctgctgcttgttctgttgctgctactgttgatGCTGGTGTTGGGGCTGTTGTTAGTGTTGTTAACATGCGCTCGTTTCCCTTCAGCAGCAGTTGATTGTGACTCATTGTATTGGTTGCTGTGAGTGTTCGGTGCGGATGTTCTGCGCCTCTTACAGCCCCAGCTACCGATGCCCCATACCGTATcggttgatgttgctgctgttgacatttgATGTCCATTGGAACTATTTTGGTTTTGCGGTTATGTTGCCGTTTGCCCCGTCCACATGCAAATGAGAAACATttcagttatttttattttcactctggcatgcaaattgcgGCAGTAGCGAGTAGTACTCAAATTTACAACAGCGACTGTGGCAAAAACTATGAGTGTGTGCACGTAtttagatacagatacaaatacagtTGCAGTTACACAAATAGAAGTGTGCGAAcatgatttgcatttgtggTTCAGGCTATCTGCGCTTTTTTCCACCAGCGTGACCATAACTGAGATCGTTACTGTTACTGCGACTGTAACTGCGAATGCCAGTGGGAGTGAGACTGTGGCTTTGACTGCGACCCTTTCGCAGCCATTTCGAGTTGTAGTACATTTGTGGTTTTGCAATTATTGAAATGACTTTCACAACGAAATATATGAGGTCGTGTCCCTGTCCCTACACTACCCTGCGTCTGCCTGACCGTACTTGAAATACCACGCACTTGCTATTGTGTGccaacattgcgtatacgtattgtTATTGCATCGCATCGGGTTTGGgcgagtgtgcgtgtgcgtttgTGAGCATGAAGCTTTGTGCGTACCGCTATTTTCCGAGCTGGTGGCAAAAAATTACTGTATATTTGCggtatttgctgctgttgctgtctgtttcgctttttgttgcttgttgtctcaatttatggcaaattgtTGGAATTATAcggcaatttgttgttaccAGCATGCTAGCCACTGCACCACCAATCTGCCTGTGTCACGTTTGTATAATATTCTGTATAATACGCTttcatacacatacatactattGTTTTTTCAGCCATATCACCTTTCCCTCACTTTGGCGAGTATAcggtacacacatacataagtatattttgatatatgcatatagtactGCAGGCTACAATTAATATTCAGTTTTAGGTTCAGTTACAAGGCTATGGTTAGGGGTTTCAATCATCATTATAGAAAGAATACTCCTCCAGCGTTTTCGTTGTAAAAAACAtcgtatatttattttcaggACTTGCAATCAGCATTTGTCATTTGTAGTGCTTAAACGATTTTACgtgtgcatttcatttaaattttcatacatTTCAGCGGCGAGCCAAAAGTATGTCGAGAGTATTTTCAAGCACTTCGGTTTATCAATTTGTGTTGCGGTCTCTCTTTagaattcaaatttgttatgtagCTAGGAAATTGTCTTTACAGCTAGTATctagtatttaattaatgtaagAAGAACTTAAACTACTCGTCAATGCGTATTAGTATTGAAGTTAAGAATGTCTTGTTCTagaaaaaggcaaataaaatcCAGAAATAGTTGGGACTGAATATTTCCACAGCTCTACGCAAGAATCTacttaatttatcaaattaatgctgttacttaaatttattaagctcaC
This genomic interval from Drosophila busckii strain San Diego stock center, stock number 13000-0081.31 unplaced genomic scaffold, ASM1175060v1 chrUn_07, whole genome shotgun sequence contains the following:
- the LOC108599257 gene encoding LIM homeobox transcription factor 1-beta; the protein is MIDEHHPMHIGMFPMDIKCQQQQHQPIRYGASVAGAVRGAEHPHRTLTATNTMSHNQLLLKGNERMLTTLTTAPTPASTVAATEQAAAPATSNKPTSSNDSKMASGIRNVNGSCNSNKAKAQQQQQQQHEHPMPMTLTMTRQGPDPVQPMHNQTGQLSRVALGECNLNEMDDFSSSLPPLSSSAPHTPQAGMGIMCKSLEMGVRMGMGFNDCTYCCQPICDRYIMRVVDNSFHEGCLKCYICNIILVRSCYARDGKLYCRIDYERLYIRNRCLCCGHQIAADELVMRSQESIFHLKCFACVVCGALLKKGEQYIVKQGQLFCRFDYEKEVEMLQGYDFYSDELFPPKLDGRRGPKRPRTILNTQQRRAFKASFEVSPKPCRKVRENLAKDTGLSLRIVQVWFQNQRAKVKKIQKKVKQDAPSKGVSDLHSQDSQESLDSSLTTKIKDEAHSDCDSQLESPYSVTSEGATRLRCSIKDEQDQGSLNCMETNKENCNKNSEPILNTILGLSYATFQQLMGPFTQTPMINPIDRLYSMQNSYFRPEDASAFSDCGGSAKESMEH